One window of the Ignavibacteriota bacterium genome contains the following:
- a CDS encoding HAD-IC family P-type ATPase has translation MTKPYHALPIAEVLTDLGTDAELGLASDVVAASRHRNGANELPKEKKKSSFRLFLEQFNNPIIYILIGAAILTGLLADLADSIVIFVVVFVNTLIGFYQEKRAEAALDALKNLTSPSARIARDGKQTTVPATEVVVGDVVFVESGTKVPADIRLLDTQELVVDESMLTGESLPVTKKALADVETQAALGDRFTMIYSGTVVQRGRGKGVVTSVGVKTELGAITKNIIEAGESISPLQHRLEAFGKKLSLAIGVAILLIFIAGMLEGNSFVQMFLTAVGMAVSAIPEGLPVSVTVALSIGVYAMAKRNAIIRKLAAVETLGSTTIICTDKTGTLTANAMTVRSIYTGSRWYSVTGLGYDPAGDILDEEGAKVQIDDRQSPLAYTLRIGLICTESKIVREDGEWKLVGDPTEGGLLVSARKGGLDVEAEARAFPIVDLRPFESENQYMAVTVRSDGQKYLLVKGSVERVLGMSTSAWTAQGQAPIDHESVHRAVEKMSGETLRVIAFAYREIGDGEEVFDENVYRDCVFAGLQGMYDPPRDEARKAIADCKTAGIKVIMITGDHKDTARAIAQQLALDDEAIDVVTGAELEDMSDRRLLGICDVTEVYARVSPMHKLRIVKALQKRNHIVAMTGDGVNDAPALKAANIGVAMGSGTDVAKEASSMVVTDDNFASIASAVRYGRVIFDNLRHIILFILSTSFGGVLTLAASIIAGMPLPLLPAQLLWINLVTDGISTFPLAYEKEHGNVMKRPPRETNAGLVPKEMLVSIIIAGVVMMIGTLGVYQWALHNYSYFLLTPELQEFALRKARAMAFVTLAFFQIWNVHNSRSVGSSLFRIGPFSNRPLLLVMLASVTLQVLAIHLPGLNDLMRVNELTLDEWAICLGVSFTIILVMEIKKLLLRVWATAR, from the coding sequence GCCGAAGTCCTGACCGACCTCGGCACCGACGCCGAACTCGGTCTCGCTTCAGATGTCGTCGCGGCCTCGCGCCACCGCAATGGCGCCAATGAACTCCCGAAGGAAAAGAAAAAATCGTCGTTTCGTCTTTTCCTCGAACAGTTCAACAATCCGATCATCTACATCCTCATCGGCGCGGCCATTCTCACGGGCCTGCTGGCGGATCTGGCGGACTCCATCGTCATCTTTGTGGTCGTCTTCGTCAATACTCTCATCGGCTTCTATCAGGAGAAACGCGCCGAGGCGGCGCTCGATGCGCTGAAAAACCTCACGTCACCCAGCGCGCGCATCGCGCGCGACGGAAAACAGACCACGGTGCCCGCGACCGAGGTGGTTGTCGGCGACGTCGTTTTTGTGGAATCCGGCACAAAGGTGCCGGCCGATATCCGCCTGCTCGACACGCAGGAACTGGTGGTGGACGAATCGATGCTCACGGGCGAATCCCTGCCGGTGACAAAAAAGGCGCTTGCCGACGTTGAAACACAGGCCGCTCTGGGGGACCGCTTCACGATGATCTACTCCGGCACAGTGGTGCAGCGCGGACGCGGCAAGGGTGTCGTCACGTCGGTGGGAGTAAAAACGGAACTTGGCGCGATAACCAAAAACATTATCGAGGCGGGCGAAAGCATTTCGCCGCTGCAGCATCGCCTCGAGGCCTTCGGGAAAAAACTGAGTCTTGCGATCGGTGTAGCCATCCTTCTCATCTTCATCGCCGGCATGCTCGAGGGCAATTCCTTCGTGCAGATGTTTCTGACCGCCGTGGGCATGGCCGTGTCGGCCATACCGGAGGGACTGCCGGTATCGGTCACCGTCGCTCTCTCGATCGGCGTGTATGCGATGGCGAAACGCAACGCCATCATCCGCAAACTCGCCGCCGTCGAAACGCTCGGCAGCACCACCATCATCTGCACCGACAAGACGGGCACACTCACCGCAAACGCGATGACGGTGCGAAGCATCTATACGGGGAGCCGCTGGTACAGCGTCACCGGACTCGGCTACGATCCCGCGGGCGATATCCTCGACGAGGAGGGCGCCAAGGTGCAGATCGACGACAGGCAGTCGCCGCTCGCGTACACGCTGCGCATCGGACTCATCTGCACCGAATCCAAAATTGTGCGTGAAGACGGGGAATGGAAGCTGGTCGGCGATCCGACCGAGGGCGGACTGCTTGTATCCGCGCGCAAGGGTGGACTCGATGTCGAGGCCGAAGCGCGCGCGTTTCCCATCGTCGATCTGCGTCCCTTCGAATCCGAGAACCAGTACATGGCCGTCACCGTGCGCTCCGACGGACAAAAATATCTGCTCGTCAAGGGATCGGTGGAACGTGTTCTCGGAATGTCGACCTCGGCCTGGACCGCACAGGGCCAGGCGCCCATAGATCACGAATCGGTGCACCGCGCCGTCGAGAAGATGTCGGGCGAGACGCTGCGCGTGATCGCCTTCGCCTATCGCGAGATCGGCGACGGCGAGGAGGTGTTCGACGAGAACGTGTACCGCGACTGCGTGTTTGCCGGCCTGCAGGGCATGTACGATCCGCCGCGCGACGAGGCCCGGAAGGCCATTGCCGACTGCAAAACGGCGGGCATCAAAGTGATCATGATCACGGGCGACCACAAGGACACGGCCCGCGCCATCGCGCAGCAGCTCGCGCTCGACGACGAGGCCATCGACGTGGTGACCGGCGCCGAACTCGAGGACATGAGCGACCGCCGCCTGCTGGGCATCTGCGATGTGACCGAAGTGTACGCGCGCGTCTCACCGATGCACAAGCTGCGCATTGTGAAAGCCCTGCAGAAGCGCAATCACATCGTCGCAATGACGGGCGACGGCGTCAACGACGCTCCGGCTCTCAAAGCCGCCAACATCGGCGTGGCGATGGGCTCGGGCACCGACGTCGCGAAGGAGGCGTCAAGCATGGTGGTGACGGACGACAACTTCGCGTCCATCGCCTCGGCCGTACGCTACGGCCGCGTCATCTTCGACAATCTGCGCCACATCATTCTCTTTATTCTCAGCACTAGTTTCGGCGGTGTGCTGACGCTTGCCGCCTCCATCATCGCCGGCATGCCGCTGCCCCTGCTGCCCGCGCAGCTCCTGTGGATCAATCTTGTGACCGACGGCATCTCCACGTTCCCGCTCGCCTACGAGAAGGAACATGGGAATGTGATGAAACGTCCGCCGCGCGAGACCAACGCGGGGCTGGTGCCGAAGGAGATGCTTGTGTCCATCATCATCGCCGGTGTGGTGATGATGATCGGCACACTCGGGGTGTACCAGTGGGCGCTGCACAACTACTCGTATTTCCTGCTCACTCCCGAACTGCAGGAGTTTGCGCTGCGCAAGGCGCGGGCCATGGCTTTTGTCACGCTCGCCTTTTTCCAGATATGGAACGTGCACAACTCGCGCTCGGTCGGCTCGTCGCTGTTCCGCATCGGCCCCTTCTCGAACCGCCCCCTGCTGCTCGTGATGCTTGCGTCTGTTACACTGCAGGTGCTGGCGATTCACCTGCCGGGCCTCAACGATCTCATGCGTGTGAACGAACTCACACTCGACGAATGGGCCATCTGTCTCGGTGTCTCCTTCACAATCATTCTTGTGATGGAGATCAAGAAGCTGCTCCTCCGTGTCTGGGCGACAGCCCGGTAG